A single genomic interval of Eurosta solidaginis isolate ZX-2024a chromosome 3, ASM4086904v1, whole genome shotgun sequence harbors:
- the kappaB-Ras gene encoding NF-kappa-B inhibitor-interacting Ras-like protein isoform X2: protein MLTAKIGKVGKVLICGMKGVGKTALLEQLIYGNVNMDTEIHPTIEDIYVASVDTGRGGARETLRIYDTAGLQDPSSLDMLADIKIDIDRNKEKKDNVAIIVLANMRARNRRESPASPPTQVTPPQLQQQQLDPVESVLNRANSWCARERIKHYTVNAMERPSLYEPFITLCARLTPPPTKSSFPQLRQVMQKTQKSDS, encoded by the exons ATGTTGACGGCTAAGATTGGTAAAGTGGGCAAAGTGCTTATATGTGGCATGAAAGGTGTTGGGAAAACAGCGCTGTTGGAACAATTGATTTATGGCAATGTTAATATGGACACA GAAATTCATCCCACTATAGAGGATATATATGTGGCTAGCGTAGACACCGGACGCGGTGGTGCACGTGAAACTCTACGCATCTATGACACTGCTGGTCTGCAAG ATCCCAGCAGCTTGGATATGTTGGCCGATATCAAAATAGATATTGATCGTAATAAGGAGAAAAAAGATAACGTTGCAATAATTGTTTTAGCAAATATGCGTGCGCGCAACAGGCGTGAATCACCAGCATCACCCCCAACACAAGTCACACCACCGCAACTTCAACAGCAACAACTGGATCCAGTTGAATCAGTTTTAAATCGAGCGAATAGTTGGTGTGCACGCGAACGCATTAAACATTATACGGTAAATGCTATGGAACGTCCATCATTGTATGAACCATTTATTACATTGTGTGCACGTTTAACTCCACCACCAACAAAAAGTAGTTTCCCACAATTGCGCCAGGTGATGCAGAAAACACAAAAAAGTGACAGCTAG
- the kappaB-Ras gene encoding NF-kappa-B inhibitor-interacting Ras-like protein isoform X1 codes for MLTAKIGKVGKVLICGMKGVGKTALLEQLIYGNVNMDTEIHPTIEDIYVASVDTGRGGARETLRIYDTAGLQGKGQLPRHYLYFPDGYVLVYDPTDPSSLDMLADIKIDIDRNKEKKDNVAIIVLANMRARNRRESPASPPTQVTPPQLQQQQLDPVESVLNRANSWCARERIKHYTVNAMERPSLYEPFITLCARLTPPPTKSSFPQLRQVMQKTQKSDS; via the exons ATGTTGACGGCTAAGATTGGTAAAGTGGGCAAAGTGCTTATATGTGGCATGAAAGGTGTTGGGAAAACAGCGCTGTTGGAACAATTGATTTATGGCAATGTTAATATGGACACA GAAATTCATCCCACTATAGAGGATATATATGTGGCTAGCGTAGACACCGGACGCGGTGGTGCACGTGAAACTCTACGCATCTATGACACTGCTGGTCTGCAAGGTAAAGGCCAACTTCCGCGTCACTATCTTTACTTCCCCGATGGTTATGTGCTCGTATATGATCCCACAGATCCCAGCAGCTTGGATATGTTGGCCGATATCAAAATAGATATTGATCGTAATAAGGAGAAAAAAGATAACGTTGCAATAATTGTTTTAGCAAATATGCGTGCGCGCAACAGGCGTGAATCACCAGCATCACCCCCAACACAAGTCACACCACCGCAACTTCAACAGCAACAACTGGATCCAGTTGAATCAGTTTTAAATCGAGCGAATAGTTGGTGTGCACGCGAACGCATTAAACATTATACGGTAAATGCTATGGAACGTCCATCATTGTATGAACCATTTATTACATTGTGTGCACGTTTAACTCCACCACCAACAAAAAGTAGTTTCCCACAATTGCGCCAGGTGATGCAGAAAACACAAAAAAGTGACAGCTAG